The following are from one region of the Streptomyces rubrogriseus genome:
- the msrA gene encoding peptide-methionine (S)-S-oxide reductase MsrA, which translates to MAAQTQRAVLAGGCFWGMEELIRRLPGVTATRVGYTGGDVPNATYRNHGTHAEAIEILFDPEATDYRALLEFFFQIHDPSTKNRQGNDIGLSYRSAIYYVDDEQKRIAEDTIADVDASGLWPGKVVTEVEPVGPFWEAEPEHQDYLQRYPDGYTCHFPRPGWRLPARSGSEG; encoded by the coding sequence ATGGCTGCGCAGACACAGAGGGCCGTGCTGGCGGGCGGATGCTTCTGGGGGATGGAGGAGCTGATCCGTCGGCTTCCGGGCGTGACCGCGACCCGGGTCGGATACACCGGGGGTGACGTGCCGAACGCGACGTACCGCAACCACGGCACGCACGCGGAGGCCATCGAGATCCTCTTCGACCCCGAGGCGACCGACTACCGCGCACTCCTGGAGTTCTTCTTCCAGATCCACGACCCGAGCACCAAGAACCGCCAGGGCAACGACATCGGCCTCAGCTACCGCTCGGCGATCTACTACGTGGACGACGAGCAGAAGCGGATCGCCGAGGACACGATCGCGGACGTGGACGCCTCCGGGCTGTGGCCCGGCAAGGTCGTCACCGAGGTGGAGCCGGTCGGCCCCTTCTGGGAGGCCGAGCCGGAGCACCAGGACTACCTGCAGCGTTACCCGGACGGGTACACCTGCCACTTCCCGCGCCCGGGGTGGCGACTGCCCGCCCGCAGCGGCAGCGAGGGCTGA
- a CDS encoding FG-GAP-like repeat-containing protein, producing MKIHVKRGLASLVGLALAGTGLATVGTAPAVADSYDCPSGYFCGWTGESANGSMWKTNKSVADLGGWDNKIRSYVNRTTSVACVYEDKHYAPGGGYWAQEPNSPGELNGDPVATTSSVRFVRTERECSQPAYPSWSSETSPKALGFGDLNGDRKADVVTRDEAGRLWFSPGDTTGRLIGTGGWNAMSALTRHGDFNRDGREDVIAREAATGKLWLYPGTGTGSLGSRKLIGKSGWNGMSGITAFGDLTGDGHSDLIAVEKATGRLWLYPSTATGALGARKLVGTGGWNAMNALIGMGDVTGDGRPDLYAREASTGKLWLYPGTSTGRLGSRTLVGTGGWNAMAHFLPVGDFSGDGVPDLATVTNERYVLNGYPGNLGWLVTYRGRGNGFLTSGAPTHGEWWGLNGFV from the coding sequence GTGAAGATTCATGTCAAGCGGGGCTTGGCCTCGCTCGTGGGCCTCGCGCTCGCCGGCACGGGCCTGGCCACCGTGGGCACCGCTCCGGCGGTGGCCGACTCGTACGACTGTCCGTCGGGCTACTTCTGCGGCTGGACGGGCGAGAGCGCCAACGGCTCGATGTGGAAGACGAACAAGAGCGTCGCGGACCTGGGCGGCTGGGACAACAAGATCCGCTCGTACGTCAACCGCACGACGAGTGTCGCCTGCGTCTACGAGGACAAGCACTACGCGCCGGGCGGCGGCTACTGGGCCCAGGAGCCGAACTCGCCCGGCGAGCTCAACGGGGACCCGGTCGCGACGACCAGCTCGGTCAGGTTCGTCCGCACCGAGCGCGAATGCAGTCAGCCCGCCTACCCCAGCTGGTCCTCCGAGACCTCACCGAAGGCCCTGGGCTTCGGGGACCTGAACGGTGACCGCAAGGCCGACGTGGTCACCCGCGACGAGGCCGGGCGGCTCTGGTTCTCCCCGGGCGACACCACCGGCCGGCTGATCGGCACCGGCGGCTGGAACGCCATGAGCGCCCTCACCCGGCACGGCGACTTCAACCGGGACGGGCGCGAGGACGTGATCGCCCGCGAGGCCGCGACCGGCAAGCTCTGGCTCTACCCCGGTACCGGAACCGGTTCCCTCGGCTCCCGCAAGCTGATCGGCAAGAGCGGCTGGAACGGCATGAGCGGGATCACCGCCTTCGGTGACCTGACCGGTGACGGCCACTCCGACCTGATCGCGGTCGAGAAGGCCACGGGCAGACTGTGGCTCTACCCGAGCACCGCCACCGGCGCTCTCGGCGCCCGCAAGCTGGTCGGCACCGGCGGCTGGAACGCCATGAACGCGCTGATCGGCATGGGCGACGTGACCGGCGACGGCCGGCCCGACCTCTACGCACGCGAGGCGTCCACCGGCAAGCTGTGGCTCTACCCGGGCACCTCGACGGGCAGGCTCGGTTCCCGCACGCTCGTCGGGACCGGTGGCTGGAACGCGATGGCGCACTTCCTCCCGGTCGGCGACTTCTCCGGCGACGGCGTGCCGGACCTGGCCACCGTGACCAACGAGAGGTACGTGCTGAACGGCTACCCGGGCAACCTGGGCTGGCTGGTCACCTACCGGGGCCGCGGCAACGGTTTCCTGACGTCCGGCGCGCCCACCCACGGGGAGTGGTGGGGACTCAACGGCTTCGTCTAG
- a CDS encoding sigma factor-like helix-turn-helix DNA-binding protein, whose amino-acid sequence MRERHASRNARRAREFEAFVAGAAGRLLHAATLLTAEPPDANPRARRLLALSLAQTYADWDRLHGEDPYDRARQHLATRFARAAWHRYGALGRTRRHPAGPLGGLAPQERLLLVLRLYEGVAEEQTAALLGLPVERVRTICDRATAALLRPPPSPARPVTADARAATP is encoded by the coding sequence GTGCGAGAACGGCATGCGTCCCGAAATGCCCGCCGGGCCCGCGAGTTCGAGGCGTTCGTCGCGGGCGCGGCCGGGCGGCTTCTGCACGCCGCCACGCTGCTCACCGCCGAGCCCCCGGACGCCAACCCGCGCGCGCGGCGCCTGCTGGCCCTGAGCCTGGCCCAGACGTACGCGGACTGGGACCGTCTGCACGGGGAGGACCCGTACGACCGCGCCCGCCAGCACCTGGCCACGCGCTTCGCCCGTGCGGCCTGGCACCGGTACGGCGCTCTCGGCCGGACCCGTCGGCACCCCGCCGGACCCCTGGGCGGGCTCGCCCCGCAGGAACGCCTGCTCCTGGTGCTCAGGCTGTACGAGGGTGTCGCCGAGGAACAGACGGCCGCGTTGCTGGGCCTGCCCGTGGAGCGGGTACGGACGATCTGCGACCGGGCGACCGCCGCTCTGCTGCGCCCGCCGCCGTCACCCGCCCGCCCGGTGACGGCGGACGCGAGGGCGGCGACGCCGTGA
- the ilvA gene encoding threonine ammonia-lyase gives MSYSTASRVAPVTLDDVRGAQKMLSGVARVTAMEGSRHLSQLVGSPVHLKCENLQRTGSFKLRGAYVRIAGLLPEQRAAGVVAASAGNHAQGVALASSLLGVRSTVFMPQGAPLPKISATRDYGAEVRLHGQVVDETLAAAQEHAERTGAVFIHPFDHPDVIAGQGTVGLEILEQCPEVRTVVVGIGGGGLAAGIAVAVKALRPDVRIVGVQAEGAAAYPPSLAAGRPVAVENPATMADGIKVGRPGDVPFGIVGDLVDEVRTVSEDELSTALLLCLERAKLVVEPAGASPVAALLSAPGSFEGPVVAVLSGGNVDPVLMQGVLRHGMAAQGRYLAVRLRLTDRPGALATLLGVLSVVDANVLDVSHVRTHPRLGLTEAEVELHLETKGPEHCTEVGRALREAGYTVIA, from the coding sequence ATGAGCTACAGCACAGCGTCCCGCGTCGCTCCCGTCACCCTCGACGACGTGCGCGGAGCCCAGAAGATGCTCTCGGGCGTGGCGCGGGTGACGGCCATGGAGGGCAGCAGGCACCTCTCCCAGCTGGTCGGCTCGCCGGTGCACCTCAAGTGCGAGAACCTCCAGCGGACGGGCTCGTTCAAGCTGCGTGGCGCCTACGTGCGGATCGCCGGGCTGCTCCCCGAGCAGCGGGCCGCGGGCGTGGTCGCGGCGAGCGCGGGCAACCACGCGCAGGGCGTCGCGCTGGCCTCGTCGCTGCTCGGTGTGCGATCGACGGTGTTCATGCCGCAGGGGGCACCGCTGCCCAAGATCAGCGCGACCCGGGACTACGGCGCCGAGGTGCGGCTGCACGGCCAGGTGGTGGACGAGACGCTGGCCGCCGCGCAGGAGCACGCGGAGCGGACCGGCGCGGTCTTCATCCACCCCTTCGACCACCCCGACGTCATCGCGGGCCAGGGCACGGTCGGGCTGGAGATCCTGGAGCAGTGCCCCGAGGTGCGGACCGTCGTGGTCGGCATCGGCGGGGGCGGACTGGCGGCCGGGATCGCGGTCGCGGTGAAGGCGCTGCGGCCGGACGTGCGGATCGTCGGCGTGCAGGCGGAGGGCGCGGCCGCCTACCCGCCGTCGCTGGCCGCCGGGCGCCCGGTCGCCGTGGAGAACCCGGCGACGATGGCCGACGGGATCAAGGTGGGGCGGCCCGGTGACGTGCCGTTCGGGATCGTCGGCGACCTGGTGGACGAGGTCCGCACGGTCTCCGAGGACGAGCTGTCCACCGCTCTGCTGCTGTGTCTCGAGCGGGCCAAGCTGGTCGTGGAACCGGCCGGGGCGAGCCCGGTGGCGGCGCTGCTGAGCGCGCCGGGCTCCTTCGAGGGGCCGGTCGTGGCGGTCCTGTCCGGCGGCAACGTGGACCCGGTGCTGATGCAGGGCGTGCTGCGGCACGGCATGGCGGCGCAGGGCCGCTACCTGGCGGTCCGGCTGCGGCTGACGGACCGGCCCGGGGCGCTGGCCACACTTCTCGGGGTGTTGTCAGTGGTCGACGCTAACGTCCTCGACGTGAGCCACGTCCGAACCCATCCGCGGCTCGGGCTCACGGAGGCGGAGGTCGAACTGCACCTGGAGACGAAGGGTCCGGAGCACTGCACCGAGGTCGGCCGCGCGCTGCGGGAAGCGGGATACACCGTCATCGCCTGA
- a CDS encoding cystathionine gamma-synthase has product MSDRHISQHFETLAIHAGNTADPLTGAVVPPIYQVSTYKQDGVGGLRGGYEYSRSANPTRTALEENLAALEGGRRGLAFASGLAAEDCLLRTLLRPGDHVVIPNDAYGGTFRLFAKVATRWGVEWSVADTSDAAAVRAALTPKTKAVWVETPSNPLLGITDIAQVAQVARDAGARLVVDNTFATPYLQQPLALGADVVVHSLTKYMGGHSDVVGGALIVGDQELGEELAFHQNAMGAVAGPFDSWLVLRGTKTLAVRMDRHSENATKVADMLSRHARVTSVLYPGLPEHPGHEVAAKQMKAFGGMVSFRVEGGEQAAVEVCNRAKVFTLGESLGGVESLIEHPGRMTHASAAGSALEVPADLVRLSVGIENADDLLADLQQALG; this is encoded by the coding sequence ATGAGCGACAGGCACATCAGTCAGCACTTCGAGACGCTCGCGATCCACGCGGGCAACACCGCCGATCCCCTGACGGGCGCGGTCGTCCCGCCGATCTATCAGGTGTCGACCTACAAGCAGGACGGCGTCGGCGGGTTGCGGGGCGGCTACGAGTACAGCCGCAGCGCCAACCCGACCCGTACGGCGCTGGAGGAGAACCTCGCCGCCCTGGAGGGCGGCCGTCGCGGCCTCGCGTTCGCGTCCGGACTGGCGGCCGAGGACTGCCTGTTGCGTACGCTGCTGCGCCCCGGGGACCACGTGGTGATCCCGAACGACGCGTACGGCGGCACCTTCCGCCTCTTCGCCAAGGTCGCCACCCGGTGGGGCGTGGAGTGGTCCGTGGCCGACACGAGCGACGCGGCCGCCGTGCGGGCCGCCCTCACCCCGAAGACCAAGGCGGTGTGGGTCGAGACGCCCTCCAACCCGCTGCTCGGCATCACCGACATCGCCCAGGTCGCCCAGGTCGCCCGGGACGCCGGCGCCCGGCTCGTCGTCGACAACACCTTCGCCACCCCGTACCTCCAGCAGCCGCTGGCGCTCGGCGCGGACGTCGTCGTGCACTCGCTGACCAAGTACATGGGCGGGCACTCGGACGTGGTCGGCGGCGCGCTGATCGTGGGCGACCAGGAGCTGGGCGAGGAGCTGGCCTTCCACCAGAACGCGATGGGTGCGGTCGCCGGACCCTTCGACTCCTGGCTGGTGCTGCGCGGCACCAAGACCCTCGCCGTGCGCATGGACCGGCACAGCGAGAACGCGACCAAGGTCGCCGACATGCTCTCCCGGCACGCGCGCGTGACGAGCGTGCTGTACCCGGGGCTGCCCGAGCACCCGGGGCACGAGGTCGCCGCCAAGCAGATGAAGGCGTTCGGCGGCATGGTGTCGTTCCGCGTCGAGGGCGGCGAGCAGGCCGCCGTCGAGGTGTGCAACCGCGCGAAGGTCTTCACGCTCGGCGAGTCCCTCGGCGGCGTCGAGTCGCTGATCGAGCACCCGGGCCGGATGACGCACGCCTCCGCGGCGGGCTCCGCCCTGGAGGTGCCCGCCGATCTGGTGCGGCTGTCGGTCGGCATCGAGAACGCCGACGACCTGCTGGCCGACCTCCAGCAGGCGCTGGGCTAG
- a CDS encoding ATP-binding cassette domain-containing protein translates to MPGAIYAEGLVKTFGDVRALDGVDLDVPEGTVLGLLGPNGAGKTTAVRCLTTLLRPDSGKAVVAGIDVLRQPNEVRRSIGLSGQFAAVDEYLTGRENLQMVGQLYQMKGKAAKARAAELLDQFHLSDAADRPTKTYSGGMRRRLDLAAALVVSPPVMFMDEPTTGLDPRNRQELWEVIKQLVAGGTTLLLTTQYLEEADHLAHDIAVVDHGRVIARGTSDQLKARTGGERVEVVVHDRGRMATASEVLAGFGKGSTTVEEHTRKLTVPVTGGAKLLAEVIRELDVRGIEIDDIGLRRPTLDDVFLSLTGHVAEAADETNGSADDAGHEQEKETAK, encoded by the coding sequence ATGCCAGGCGCCATCTATGCCGAAGGCCTGGTGAAGACCTTCGGTGACGTAAGGGCTCTCGACGGCGTCGACCTCGACGTTCCCGAGGGCACGGTCCTGGGCCTGCTCGGGCCGAACGGCGCGGGCAAGACCACCGCCGTCCGCTGCCTCACGACCCTACTGCGCCCCGACAGCGGCAAGGCGGTCGTCGCGGGCATCGACGTCCTCAGGCAGCCCAACGAGGTACGCCGCTCCATCGGCCTCTCCGGCCAGTTCGCCGCGGTCGACGAGTACCTGACGGGCCGCGAGAACCTGCAAATGGTGGGCCAGCTCTACCAGATGAAGGGCAAGGCGGCGAAGGCGCGGGCCGCCGAGCTGCTCGACCAGTTCCACCTCTCGGACGCCGCCGACCGCCCCACCAAGACGTACTCGGGAGGCATGCGCCGCCGGCTCGACCTGGCGGCCGCCCTGGTCGTCTCCCCGCCCGTCATGTTCATGGACGAACCCACGACCGGCCTCGACCCCCGCAACCGGCAGGAGCTGTGGGAGGTCATCAAACAGCTGGTCGCGGGCGGTACGACCCTCCTGCTCACCACCCAGTACCTGGAAGAGGCCGACCACCTCGCGCACGACATCGCGGTCGTCGACCACGGCCGCGTCATCGCCCGGGGCACCTCCGACCAGCTCAAGGCCCGCACCGGGGGAGAGCGCGTCGAGGTCGTGGTCCACGACCGCGGCCGCATGGCGACGGCCTCCGAGGTGCTCGCCGGATTCGGCAAGGGCTCGACCACGGTCGAGGAGCACACCCGCAAGCTGACCGTGCCCGTCACGGGCGGCGCCAAGCTGCTCGCCGAGGTCATCCGCGAACTCGACGTCCGCGGTATCGAGATCGACGACATCGGCCTGCGCCGCCCCACCCTCGACGACGTGTTCCTCTCCCTCACCGGCCACGTGGCCGAGGCGGCGGACGAGACGAACGGCTCGGCGGACGACGCCGGCCACGAGCAGGAGAAGGAGACCGCCAAGTGA
- a CDS encoding MarR family winged helix-turn-helix transcriptional regulator — protein MSMDMTTAGDTGLLETLQHEVALFARRAEQTRLGGVGQVRNSMDRAAYLLLNRLDKEGPMGVKALAASMGIDSSTVTRQVAPLVDTGLVKRTSHPEDGRAVVLQLSPRGVARLEEVRSSRRQLMAELTHDWAPQERETFCALLARFNGALSARMAPSGVSPTDAPSGS, from the coding sequence ATGTCGATGGACATGACGACCGCCGGTGACACCGGTCTTCTCGAGACGCTCCAGCACGAGGTCGCGCTCTTCGCCCGACGTGCCGAACAGACCCGGCTCGGCGGGGTCGGCCAGGTGCGCAACTCCATGGACCGCGCCGCCTACCTGCTGCTCAACCGCCTCGACAAAGAAGGCCCGATGGGCGTGAAGGCGCTCGCCGCGAGCATGGGGATCGACTCCTCGACGGTCACCCGGCAGGTGGCCCCGCTCGTCGACACCGGACTCGTCAAGCGGACCTCGCACCCCGAGGACGGACGCGCGGTGGTCCTCCAGCTGTCGCCGCGCGGCGTGGCGCGGCTGGAGGAGGTCCGCTCCTCCCGGCGTCAGCTCATGGCCGAGCTGACCCACGACTGGGCGCCGCAGGAGCGCGAGACGTTCTGCGCGCTCCTCGCGCGCTTCAACGGCGCCCTGTCCGCCCGGATGGCCCCGTCCGGCGTGTCGCCCACGGACGCCCCCTCGGGCTCCTGA
- a CDS encoding ABC transporter permease, whose amino-acid sequence MSAATDAAPVTASANPIGQSVRDSLVIARRNLIRMTRIPEMVLFGIIQPVMFVILFTYVFGGSIKVGSTTDSDVYKDFLMAGIFAQTVTFATAGSAAGIADDMQKGLVDRFRSLPMARGAVLTGRTVADLVQTSITLLVLAIVALLVGWRTGSAEPTNIGRVLAGFGLLLLLGYAFTWIGALIGLSVRTPEAATSGGIIWLFPVTFVSNAFVDPTQMTPWLRHVAEWNPFSAVVQACRELFGNPGVVQSDAWPMQHPVWATLTYSIVIVLIFRTLAVRKYRRAAG is encoded by the coding sequence GTGAGCGCCGCCACCGACGCCGCGCCGGTCACGGCGTCCGCCAACCCCATCGGCCAGTCCGTCCGGGACTCGCTGGTCATCGCCCGCCGAAACCTGATCCGGATGACCCGGATCCCGGAGATGGTCCTGTTCGGGATCATCCAGCCGGTGATGTTCGTCATCCTGTTCACGTACGTCTTCGGCGGTTCCATCAAGGTCGGCAGCACCACCGACTCGGACGTCTACAAGGACTTCCTGATGGCGGGGATCTTCGCGCAGACCGTCACCTTCGCCACCGCCGGATCGGCGGCCGGTATCGCCGACGACATGCAGAAGGGGCTCGTCGATCGCTTCCGGTCCCTGCCGATGGCGCGAGGCGCGGTGCTGACCGGACGGACCGTCGCGGACCTGGTGCAGACGTCGATCACCCTGCTCGTCCTGGCGATCGTCGCGCTGCTCGTGGGCTGGCGCACCGGATCGGCGGAGCCGACCAACATCGGGAGGGTGCTGGCGGGCTTCGGGCTGCTTCTGCTCCTGGGGTACGCCTTCACGTGGATCGGCGCCCTGATCGGCCTGTCCGTTCGGACACCGGAGGCGGCGACCTCCGGAGGGATCATCTGGCTGTTCCCCGTGACCTTCGTGTCCAACGCCTTCGTCGACCCCACCCAGATGACGCCGTGGCTCCGCCATGTCGCCGAGTGGAACCCGTTCAGCGCGGTCGTCCAGGCGTGCCGCGAGCTGTTCGGGAACCCGGGCGTCGTGCAGTCGGACGCCTGGCCCATGCAGCACCCGGTCTGGGCGACGCTCACCTACTCGATCGTGATCGTCCTGATCTTCAGGACACTGGCAGTGCGCAAGTACCGCAGAGCGGCCGGCTGA